A window from Balearica regulorum gibbericeps isolate bBalReg1 chromosome 1, bBalReg1.pri, whole genome shotgun sequence encodes these proteins:
- the FAM83F gene encoding protein FAM83F, producing the protein MAESQVLLLDESHVNEKVTEAQPRFYYSEEQRRALEALVTRGEAAYREALRKEQLRDFLSSRELQALRGSWRGYDDPREGGKVARGPGGETLSLAYWPECSDTEVPPLDLGWTDKTFYRGISRVALFTHPRKEESAPHLKEVVREMIQQAQKIIAVVMDVFTDRDIFRDIVDAAYKRWIPVYIILDEEGVKLFLEMCRCLDLSDLQIRNIRIRSVTGVGFYMPAGKIRGTLASRFLMVDGEKVATGSYSFTWSSSHIDRNILLVLTGQHVEMFDVEFRELYAISEEVNFYKELGIANPFLLGIGKPGLHSSTVARKFINPKYGLVAGATRGDMMLWASRHRQDNQGNMEKEETSESKKRLNQFLNDLITLEQEFPEIDPPLENVNKLNRSPQKLFSRLHMDLKNKSKSRESIRDVKKEDAQVNSKQGKRFASGLFSRKAKRSPGSSIEANSFASEGHSGEDLGNMKLEYERLSIGHASVRSTGDISGNLGPNSATSDKNKQSTCVLS; encoded by the exons ATGGCGGAGTCCCAGGTGCTCCTGCTGGACGAGTCGCATGTCAACGAGAAGGTAACGGAGGCCCAGCCCCGCTTCTACTACAGCGAGGAGCAGCGCCGGGCCCTGGAGGCGCTGGTGACCCGGGGCGAGGCGGCCTACCGGGAGGCGCTGAGGAAGGAGCAGCTCCGTGACTTTCTCTCCAGCCGGGAGCTGCAGGCCCTGCGGGGCAGCTGGCGGGGATACGACGACCCCCGGGAGGGCGGCAAGGTGGCACGGGGTCCCGGCGGTGAGACCCTCTCGCTGGCCTATTGGCCCGAGTGCTCGGACACGGAGGTGCCCCCGCTGGACTTGGGCTGGACCGATAAGACATTCTACCGGGGCATCAGCCGGGTGGCCCTCTTCACGCACCCCCGCAAGGAGGAGAGCGCGCCCCACCTGAAGGAGGTGGTGCGGGAGATGATCCAGCAGGCGCAGAAG ATTATTGCAGTGGTCATGGATGTATTTACAGACCGGGACATATTCCGCGATATTGTTGATGCAGCATATAAACGCTGGATCCCAGTCTATATAATCCTAGATGAGGAGGGTGTGAAGCTCTTCTTGGAAATGTGCAGATGCCTTGACCTCAGTGACTTGCAAATACGG AATATCCGCATACGTTCTGTGACAGGAGTTGGGTTCTACATGCCAGCAGGGAAGATCAGAGGCACACTGGCATCCCGATTCCTGATGGTGGATGGTGAAAAGGTGGCCACGGGATCATACAG CTTCACATGGAGTTCATCCCACATTGACAGAAACATCCTGCTAGTCTTGACAGGACAGCACGTGGAGATGTTTGACGTTGAGTTTCGTGAGCTCTATGCCATCTCAGAGGAAGTTAATTTCTACAAGGAACTGGGTATTGCTAACCCATTCCTTCTGGGAATTGGGAAGCCAGGCCTTCATTCTTCCACCGTGGCTCGGAAGTTCATTAACCCCAAGTACGGTTTAGTGGCGGGGGCAACCCGTGGTGATATGATGCTCTGGGCTTCACGACACAGGCAGGATAATCAGGGAAacatggaaaaggaggaaacaagTGAGTCAAAGAAACGGTTAAATCAGTTTCTGAATGACTTAATCACATTGGAGCAAGAGTTCCCAGAAATTGATCCACCTCTGGAAAACGTGAACAAGCTGAATCGGAGCCCTCAGAAACTGTTCTCCCGGCTCCACATggacctgaaaaataaatccaaatccAGAGAGTCTATTCGAGATGTGAAGAAGGAAGATGCACAAGTCAATTCAAAGCAAGGAAAACGGTTTGCCAGTGGGCTTTTCAGTCGCAAGGCCAAACGGTCTCCAGGCTCAAGCATTGAGGCCAATTCTTTTGCCAGTGAAGGACATTCAGGAGAAGACCTTGGGAACATGAAACTGGAATATGAGCGGCTCAGCATTGGCCATGCCAGTGTTCGGAGCACTGGAGACATCTCAG GTAACCTGGGTCCAAACTCCGCTACAAgtgataaaaacaaacaatctACCTGTGTGTTATCTTGA